The Aequorivita sublithincola DSM 14238 genome window below encodes:
- a CDS encoding PorP/SprF family type IX secretion system membrane protein, with product MKHSYLTLLILILLGTFSSKAQQDPQYTQYMYNTEVVNPAYAGNREALSFGLLYRTQWVNFGEGAPNTGTFTVNSPVGNNMGLGLSVVNDRIGPAIETNFNIDYSYSINTSETGKLSFGLKAGLDILDVDFSKLNIYDPSDPYFQDSNIDNKLQPQIGAGIYYNTEKFYAGLSVPNFLTTKHFDKSSIANTTVETTAAERMHYFLIAGYVFDISDNLKFKPATLFKLVSGSPLQADVSANFLLYDKVTLGAAYRWSAAMSGLVGFQATDNIFIGFAYDYQTTDIQAYSDGSYELMLRFDLFNKPERVLTPRFF from the coding sequence ATGAAACACAGTTATCTAACATTACTAATTTTGATTTTACTTGGTACGTTTTCAAGTAAAGCACAGCAGGATCCACAGTACACACAATATATGTACAATACGGAGGTAGTAAACCCTGCATATGCGGGAAATCGTGAAGCTCTAAGTTTTGGTTTACTTTACCGAACTCAATGGGTTAATTTTGGTGAAGGAGCTCCGAACACAGGTACTTTTACCGTAAACTCACCAGTTGGTAATAACATGGGTTTAGGTCTCTCCGTAGTTAACGACAGGATTGGTCCCGCAATTGAAACTAACTTTAATATTGACTATTCTTATAGTATCAATACTTCTGAAACTGGGAAATTGTCCTTTGGGCTCAAGGCAGGTTTGGATATTTTAGATGTTGATTTTTCTAAATTAAATATATACGATCCGAGCGATCCTTATTTTCAAGATAGCAATATAGACAACAAACTTCAACCTCAAATTGGAGCTGGTATTTATTACAATACCGAAAAGTTTTATGCAGGTCTTTCAGTTCCCAACTTCTTGACGACTAAACATTTCGATAAAAGCAGTATTGCTAACACTACTGTAGAAACAACAGCTGCAGAACGAATGCATTACTTTTTAATTGCAGGATATGTTTTTGATATTAGTGATAATTTAAAGTTCAAGCCAGCAACTTTATTTAAGTTAGTAAGCGGTTCTCCATTGCAAGCTGATGTTTCTGCCAATTTCTTACTTTATGATAAAGTAACTCTTGGAGCTGCATACAGATGGAGCGCAGCAATGAGTGGCTTGGTTGGCTTTCAGGCTACTGACAATATATTCATAGGTTTCGCTTATGACTATCAAACAACAGATATTCAAGCATACAGCGATGGTTCTTATGAACTAATGCTTCGTTTTGATTTGTTTAATAAACCTGAAAGAGTGCTAACTCCGAGATTCTTCTAA
- a CDS encoding OmpA family protein, whose translation MNTIVRNIFLFAFVVLTAGSSFAQQKDIKKANKEFDKFAYIDAREIYLKVVEDGYESAEIFKKLGDTYYFNSDYTNAAKWYEKLVTQFPDQTEPEYYYRAAQSLKSLGKYSESDALLKDYVAKGGKGLVIKKFEDDPNYLKSTVFKTRDFALEKVGVNTSNSDFGASFYGEDKIVYASASNTEGAKVADWTDQPFLDLFMADRDSIGQLSNATRLRGDINTAYHESSAAFTKDEFTVYFTRNNFLDGKKGKDKNKTIRLKLYKATKGSDSSWSNVVELPFNSKEYSVAHPALSPDGKKLYFSSDMPGTLGMSDLWYVDILPNDTYGTPINLGSGINTEARESFPFISDKNNLYFSSDGRSGLGGYDIFVTPLDKDGKSGIITNLGAPSNSAQDDFGFIINEDSRIGYVSSNRGGDRGSIDDDIYLVKEICSITIKGKVFDEDTKDPIPGASVSLLDENNQLVNQTTAKNDGTYSFIGNCGTQYTVRGVKEGYNPYEKVIETPLLSGTVEVPLPLKRIGPCPPNDLGCKLNLQPIYFDFDKSNIRQDAEIELAKILAAMGEYPELIIHIESHTDSRGNDNYNEALSERRAQSTLKWLVSKGIDRNRLTAKGYGETQLVNQCSNGVPCTAEEHQLNRRSMFIIKN comes from the coding sequence ATGAATACAATAGTACGAAACATATTTCTTTTCGCCTTTGTGGTTTTAACCGCAGGAAGTTCTTTTGCACAGCAAAAGGATATTAAAAAAGCAAACAAAGAATTTGACAAATTTGCCTATATAGACGCCCGTGAAATCTATTTGAAAGTAGTGGAAGACGGCTATGAATCTGCTGAAATTTTCAAAAAACTTGGTGATACCTATTATTTTAACAGTGATTACACGAATGCTGCAAAATGGTATGAAAAATTGGTAACACAATTTCCAGATCAAACAGAACCTGAATATTATTACAGAGCAGCACAATCTTTAAAGAGCCTTGGGAAATATTCAGAATCTGATGCACTTTTGAAGGATTATGTTGCAAAAGGTGGAAAAGGATTGGTAATCAAAAAATTTGAAGATGATCCTAACTATCTTAAAAGCACCGTTTTCAAGACGAGGGATTTCGCTCTTGAAAAAGTAGGTGTCAATACTTCTAATTCAGATTTTGGTGCTTCCTTTTACGGAGAAGATAAGATTGTATATGCATCAGCATCGAATACTGAAGGAGCAAAAGTAGCAGATTGGACCGATCAACCTTTCCTAGATTTATTTATGGCGGATAGAGATTCTATTGGCCAGCTTAGCAATGCTACGCGATTAAGGGGAGATATAAATACTGCGTATCACGAATCATCCGCTGCATTTACCAAAGATGAATTTACAGTTTATTTTACAAGGAATAACTTTCTGGATGGTAAAAAAGGAAAGGATAAAAACAAAACTATACGCCTAAAATTATATAAAGCTACCAAAGGCAGCGATTCTTCTTGGTCTAATGTAGTTGAACTTCCTTTTAACAGTAAGGAATATTCCGTAGCACATCCAGCTTTAAGTCCAGATGGGAAAAAACTATATTTTTCTTCTGATATGCCCGGGACACTTGGTATGTCTGATCTTTGGTATGTTGACATTCTTCCTAACGATACCTATGGAACACCTATCAATTTAGGATCTGGTATAAATACTGAGGCACGGGAATCATTTCCTTTCATAAGTGATAAAAATAATCTCTATTTCTCAAGTGATGGCCGCTCAGGCCTTGGCGGCTATGATATATTTGTAACTCCTCTTGATAAGGATGGAAAATCTGGAATAATTACAAATTTGGGAGCTCCTTCAAATAGTGCTCAGGACGATTTTGGCTTTATAATTAATGAAGATTCGCGGATAGGATATGTTTCCTCAAATAGAGGTGGAGACAGAGGAAGTATTGATGATGATATATATTTGGTAAAGGAAATATGTTCAATCACCATAAAAGGAAAAGTTTTCGACGAAGATACTAAAGACCCGATTCCAGGAGCAAGCGTTTCTTTACTTGACGAGAATAATCAGCTGGTTAACCAAACCACTGCCAAAAATGATGGAACCTATAGTTTTATTGGTAATTGCGGAACTCAATACACTGTGAGAGGGGTAAAAGAAGGATACAATCCTTATGAGAAAGTAATTGAAACTCCGCTGCTTTCAGGAACCGTCGAAGTACCGCTTCCGTTAAAAAGAATTGGGCCTTGTCCACCAAACGATTTGGGCTGTAAGCTAAATCTACAACCAATCTATTTTGATTTCGACAAATCAAACATTCGTCAGGATGCTGAAATAGAACTTGCTAAAATTCTTGCGGCAATGGGAGAATATCCAGAATTGATTATCCATATAGAATCTCACACAGATTCAAGAGGTAATGATAATTACAACGAGGCTCTTTCTGAACGCCGTGCACAATCTACTCTAAAATGGTTAGTTAGTAAAGGTATTGACAGGAATAGACTAACTGCCAAAGGATATGGAGAGACACAACTAGTTAATCAGTGTTCAAATGGAGTACCTTGTACTGCAGAAGAACATCAGCTTAACAGAAGATCTATGTTCATCATAAAAAACTAA